A section of the Lagopus muta isolate bLagMut1 chromosome 17, bLagMut1 primary, whole genome shotgun sequence genome encodes:
- the AIFM3 gene encoding apoptosis-inducing factor 3 isoform X1, translating to MGGCFSKPKPVEVKIEVVIPEKERSKEEMSPNGKASPLVYKVNGTARHYHLEEHPIASNPYHNPKDVVEASVCHVKDLENGQMREVDLGCGKALLIKEAGEFYAMGHKCPHYGAPLVKGVLSKGRVRCPWHGACFNIGTGDIEDFPGLDSLPRFQVKIEKEKVYIRASKQALQTQRRTKMMAKCISLSNYNLSSTNVLIIGAGAAGLVCAETLRQEGFSDRIVMCTMDRHLPYDRPKLSKSMDSHPEQIALRPKEFFRTYDIEVLTEMQAVAVDIKNKTAVFKDGFKMEYNKLLIATGNTPKALSCKGKEVENVFNIRTPEDANRVVKLATSKNVVIVGASFLGMEVAAYLTERAHSVSVVELEEVPFKKFFGERVGRAVMKMFESHRVKFYMQTEVSELREQEGKLKEVVLKSGKVLRADVCVVGIGAVPATGFLKQSGINIDSKGFIVVNKMMQTNIPGVFAAGDAVTFPLALRNNKKVNVPHWQMAHMHGRIAALNMLAHGTEISTVPYLWTAMFGKSIRYAGHGEGFDDVVIQGDLDELKFVAFYTKSDEVVAVASMNYDPIVSKVAEVLAAGRAIRKRDVELFVRHGKTGDMSWLTGKGS from the exons ATGGGAGGATGCTTCTCCAAGCCCAAGCCAG TTGAAGTGAAAATCGAGGTTGTGATACCTGAGAAGGAGAGGAGCAAGGAGGAGATGTCACCCAACGGGAAAGCCAGCCCATTGGTTTACAAGGTCAATGGGACTGCCCGGCATTACCATCTCGAGGAGCATCCCATTGCCAGCAACCCCTACCACAACCCAAAGGATGTAGTGGAAGCGTCTGTGTGCCATGTGAAGGACCTGGAGAATGGACA GATGCGTGAGGTGGACCTGGGCTGTGGGAAGGCACTGCTGATCAAGGAGGCTGGAGAGTTCTATGCCATGGGACACAAATGCCCCCACTATGGGGCCCCGCTGGTTAAAG GGGTTTTGTCCAAAGGAAGGGTCCGCTGCCCCTGGCACGGGGCTTGTTTCAACATTGGCACTGGTGACATCGAGGACTTTCCTGGCTTGGACAGCCTGCCCAGGTTCCAG GTGAAGATTGAGAAGGAGAAGGTGTACATCCGAGCAAGCAAGCAG GCCCTTCAGACACAGAGGAGGACGAAGATGATGGCAAAGTGCATCTCCTTGAGCAACTACAACCTGAGCAGTACCAACGTGCTGATCATCGGTGCAG GTGCAGCAGGGTTAGTCTGTGCAGAGACGTTGCGCCAGGAGGGTTTCTCAGACAGGATTGTGATGTGCACGATGGACAGACACTTGCCCTACGACAGACCGAAGCTCAGCAAG tcAATGGATTCCCACCCAGAGCAGATTGCCCTGCGCCCCAAGGAGTTCTTCCGCACGTACGACATCGAAGTCCTGACAGAAATGCAG GCTGTGGCTGTGGATATCAAGAACAAGACGGCTGTGTTCAAGGATGGCTTTAAGATGGAGTACAACAAACTGCTGATAGCGACTGGAAACAC GCCCAAAGCTCTCAGCTGTAAGGGCAAGGAAGTGGAAAACGTTTTCAACATCCGGACGCCAGAAGACGCGAACCGCGTGGTGAAGTTGGCCACCAGCAAGAACGTGGTGATAGTGGGAGCTTCCTTCCTTG ggatggaggtggCTGCCTACCTGACGGAGAGGGCCCACTCGGTGTCTGtggtggagctggaggaggtCCCATTCAAGAAGTTCTTTGGGGAGAGAGTTGGTCGTGCTGTCATGAAG ATGTTCGAGAGCCACAGGGTGAAGTTCTACATGCAGACTGAGGTGTCGGAGCTCCGGGAGCAGGAGGGCAAG CTGAAGGAGGTGGTGCTGAAGAGTGGGAAGGTCCTGCGCGCAGACGTTTGTGTCGTTGGCATTG GTGCAGTGCCAGCGACGGGATTTCTCAAGCAGAGTGGCATCAACATTGACTCCAAAGGCTTCATCGTGGTCAACAAG ATGATGCAGACCAACATCCCTGGAGTGTTTGCAGCTGGTGATGCTGTCACATTCCCACTGGCCTTGAGGAACAATAAGAAAGTGAATGTCCCCCACTGGCAGATGGCCCATATGCATG GCCGTATTGCAGCACTGAATATGCTGGCCCACGGCACAGAGATCAGCACAGTCCCCTATTTGTGGACTGCAATGTTTGGGAAAAGCATTCGATATGCAG GCCACGGGGAAGGATTTGATGATGTTGTCATTCAAGGGGACTTGGATGAACTGAAGTTTGTTGCATTTTATACCAA GAGTGACGAGGTGGTGGCTGTGGCCAGCATGAACTACGACCCCATTGTTTCCAAGGTGGCCGAGGTcctggctgctggcagggccATCCGAAAGCGTGACGTGGA GCTG
- the AIFM3 gene encoding apoptosis-inducing factor 3 isoform X2 produces the protein MGGCFSKPKPVEVKIEVVIPEKERSKEEMSPNGKASPLVYKVNGTARHYHLEEHPIASNPYHNPKDVVEASVCHVKDLENGQMREVDLGCGKALLIKEAGEFYAMGHKCPHYGAPLVKGVLSKGRVRCPWHGACFNIGTGDIEDFPGLDSLPRFQVKIEKEKVYIRASKQALQTQRRTKMMAKCISLSNYNLSSTNVLIIGAGAAGLVCAETLRQEGFSDRIVMCTMDRHLPYDRPKLSKSMDSHPEQIALRPKEFFRTYDIEVLTEMQAVAVDIKNKTAVFKDGFKMEYNKLLIATGNTPKALSCKGKEVENVFNIRTPEDANRVVKLATSKNVVIVGASFLGMEVAAYLTERAHSVSVVELEEVPFKKFFGERVGRAVMKMFESHRVKFYMQTEVSELREQEGKLKEVVLKSGKVLRADVCVVGIGAVPATGFLKQSGINIDSKGFIVVNKMMQTNIPGVFAAGDAVTFPLALRNNKKVNVPHWQMAHMHGRIAALNMLAHGTEISTVPYLWTAMFGKSIRYAGHGEGFDDVVIQGDLDELKFVAFYTKSDEVVAVASMNYDPIVSKVAEVLAAGRAIRKRDVETGDMSWLTGKGS, from the exons ATGGGAGGATGCTTCTCCAAGCCCAAGCCAG TTGAAGTGAAAATCGAGGTTGTGATACCTGAGAAGGAGAGGAGCAAGGAGGAGATGTCACCCAACGGGAAAGCCAGCCCATTGGTTTACAAGGTCAATGGGACTGCCCGGCATTACCATCTCGAGGAGCATCCCATTGCCAGCAACCCCTACCACAACCCAAAGGATGTAGTGGAAGCGTCTGTGTGCCATGTGAAGGACCTGGAGAATGGACA GATGCGTGAGGTGGACCTGGGCTGTGGGAAGGCACTGCTGATCAAGGAGGCTGGAGAGTTCTATGCCATGGGACACAAATGCCCCCACTATGGGGCCCCGCTGGTTAAAG GGGTTTTGTCCAAAGGAAGGGTCCGCTGCCCCTGGCACGGGGCTTGTTTCAACATTGGCACTGGTGACATCGAGGACTTTCCTGGCTTGGACAGCCTGCCCAGGTTCCAG GTGAAGATTGAGAAGGAGAAGGTGTACATCCGAGCAAGCAAGCAG GCCCTTCAGACACAGAGGAGGACGAAGATGATGGCAAAGTGCATCTCCTTGAGCAACTACAACCTGAGCAGTACCAACGTGCTGATCATCGGTGCAG GTGCAGCAGGGTTAGTCTGTGCAGAGACGTTGCGCCAGGAGGGTTTCTCAGACAGGATTGTGATGTGCACGATGGACAGACACTTGCCCTACGACAGACCGAAGCTCAGCAAG tcAATGGATTCCCACCCAGAGCAGATTGCCCTGCGCCCCAAGGAGTTCTTCCGCACGTACGACATCGAAGTCCTGACAGAAATGCAG GCTGTGGCTGTGGATATCAAGAACAAGACGGCTGTGTTCAAGGATGGCTTTAAGATGGAGTACAACAAACTGCTGATAGCGACTGGAAACAC GCCCAAAGCTCTCAGCTGTAAGGGCAAGGAAGTGGAAAACGTTTTCAACATCCGGACGCCAGAAGACGCGAACCGCGTGGTGAAGTTGGCCACCAGCAAGAACGTGGTGATAGTGGGAGCTTCCTTCCTTG ggatggaggtggCTGCCTACCTGACGGAGAGGGCCCACTCGGTGTCTGtggtggagctggaggaggtCCCATTCAAGAAGTTCTTTGGGGAGAGAGTTGGTCGTGCTGTCATGAAG ATGTTCGAGAGCCACAGGGTGAAGTTCTACATGCAGACTGAGGTGTCGGAGCTCCGGGAGCAGGAGGGCAAG CTGAAGGAGGTGGTGCTGAAGAGTGGGAAGGTCCTGCGCGCAGACGTTTGTGTCGTTGGCATTG GTGCAGTGCCAGCGACGGGATTTCTCAAGCAGAGTGGCATCAACATTGACTCCAAAGGCTTCATCGTGGTCAACAAG ATGATGCAGACCAACATCCCTGGAGTGTTTGCAGCTGGTGATGCTGTCACATTCCCACTGGCCTTGAGGAACAATAAGAAAGTGAATGTCCCCCACTGGCAGATGGCCCATATGCATG GCCGTATTGCAGCACTGAATATGCTGGCCCACGGCACAGAGATCAGCACAGTCCCCTATTTGTGGACTGCAATGTTTGGGAAAAGCATTCGATATGCAG GCCACGGGGAAGGATTTGATGATGTTGTCATTCAAGGGGACTTGGATGAACTGAAGTTTGTTGCATTTTATACCAA GAGTGACGAGGTGGTGGCTGTGGCCAGCATGAACTACGACCCCATTGTTTCCAAGGTGGCCGAGGTcctggctgctggcagggccATCCGAAAGCGTGACGTGGA